The following are encoded in a window of Impatiens glandulifera chromosome 5, dImpGla2.1, whole genome shotgun sequence genomic DNA:
- the LOC124940500 gene encoding transcription factor GTE7-like has protein sequence MTSAILTSLDEPSWGKSAAGLMRKSSHSNNFNTNPKLHSIPNKKTQNFPLLQDFPSLTQTSDDAHSFSQRPSDSDDFECGGKLTYNISSYTRIELIDLKRKLTAELEQIQTLKDRVDAGDFQSQRPPHQLAAKDRNGSGKKRPLPFVSEKNSSRPPPAVVPASSRLNAKEINDIMMVCRRFLTTLLKQKRCWVFKKPVDAAALGLHDYHQIVKHPMDLGTVKVKLYNSSYKTPLDFAADVRLTFNNAILYNPRTDDVHRWAVELLDRFEELFKPVEERLMGPSRTEKQPQLRQNSWNHIPTPEIDRSNKPRSNGNAGNAIPHIELPPVLPSSKNPPPSVPPPSRTTMRQPKPSARDPNKREMSMEEKQKLGVGLESLPQEKMAQLMHIMKKRNQHLVQEGDEIELDFSSLDTETLWELDRFVTNCKKMMSKTRREALMGNPSNQADDPTSSASPSDEENVDDTVKKAKKWEVGEEDVDIGDDDMPMNTFPPLEIEKDEGSSSDTSSSSSSSDSEDSRSSSGSDSDAQSRGEAT, from the exons ATGACGTCGGCCATCTTAACTAGCCTCGATGAACCTAGCTGGGGAAAATCTGCTGCTGGATTGATGAGGAAGTCCTCGCATTCAAACAATTTCAACACTAACCCTAAATTGCATTCCATCCCCAACAAGAAGACACAAAATTTCCCCCTTCTCCAAGATTTTCCATCCCTCACGCAGACATCCGACGATGCGCATTCGTTTAGTCAGAGGCCGTCGGATTCCGATGATTTCGAATGCGGTGGTAAACTTACCTATAACATTAGTTCGTATACAAGGATCGAGCTAATTGACCTGAAAAGAAAGTTGACTGCAGAGCTTGAGCAGATTCAAACCCTCAAAGATCGTGTGGATGCCGGAGATTTTCAATCTCAACGTCCGCCTCACCAACTTGCTGCCAAGGACAGGAATGGTTCTGGTAAAAAGAGGCCTCTTCCTTTTGTTTCGGAAAAGAATTCATCTAGACCCCCTCCTGCAGTCGTTCCAGCTAGTAGTAGATTAAATGCAAAAGAAATCAATGATATAATGATGGTCTGCAGACGCTTTCTTACTACATTGTTGAAGCAAAAACGTTGCTGGGTTTTCAAGAAACCTGTTGATGCTGCCGCTTTAGGGCTTCACGACTATCATCAGATAGTAAAGCATCCCATGGATCTTGGTACGGTAAAAGTGAAATTATATAACTCTTCATACAAGACCCCTTTGGATTTCGCTGCAGATGTCAGGTTGACTTTCAACAACGCTATTTTGTATAATCCAAGAACCGATGACGTGCATCGTTGGGCTGTTGAGTTGCTTGATCGTTTTGAAGAATTGTTTAAGCCTGTAGAAGAAAGGTTGATGGGACCATCCCGGACAGAGAAACAGCCCCAGCTGCGACAGAATTCTTGGAATCACATTCCAACCCCTGAAATTGATAGATCAAATAAGCCAAGATCGAATGGGAATGCTGGGAATGCGATCCCGCACATTGAATTACCACCAGTGCTTCCATCATCAAAAAACCCTCCTCCATCAGTTCCGCCACCTTCAAGAACTACCATGAGACAACCGAAGCCTAGCGCAAGAGATCctaataaaagagaaatgagTATGGAAGAGAAGCAAAAGCTTGGTGTAGGGTTAGAGAGTTTACCTCAGGAAAAGATGGCACAACTTATGCATATtatgaagaagagaaatcaaCATCTAGTGCAGGAAGGAGATGAGATTGAGCTCGATTTTAGTTCTCTTGATACAGAAACACTATGGGAGCTTGATCGATTTGTGACAAACTGTAAGAAAATGATGAGCAAGACAAGAAGGGAAGCACTCATGGGAAACCCTTCAAATCAAGCTGATGATCCCACAAGCTCGGCTTCACCTTCAGATGAAGAAAATGtg GATGATACAGTAAAGAAAGCGAAGAAATGGGAAGTTGGAGAAGAAGACGTTGATATAGGAGATGACGATATGCCTATGAATACTTTTCCTCCATTGGAGATTGAGAAGGATGAAGGTTCCAGCAGTgatacatcatcatcatcttcatcgaGTG ACTCAGAGGACTCTCGAAGCTCGTCAGGCAGTGATTCTGATGCACAGTCACGTGGGGAGGCTACTTGA
- the LOC124940511 gene encoding heat shock 70 kDa protein, mitochondrial-like, producing MATSVLLRSIRRRDLSSSPISAYKYLTGNATTWSTSRMGQKSANLVRPFSSKPLGDDIIGIDLGTTNSCVAVMEGKNPKVIENAEGSRTTPSVVAFSQKGELLVGTPAKRQAVTNPTNTVFGTKRLIGRKFDDAQTQKEMKMVPYKIIRAPSGDAWVEANGQQYSPSQVGAFVLTKMKETAEAYLGKTVAKAVVTVPAYFNDAQRQATKDAGRIAGLDVQRIINEPTAAALSYGMNNKEGLIAVFDLGGGTFDVSILEISNGVFEVKATNGDTFLGGEDFDNALLEFLVSEFKRTEAIDLTKDKLALQRLREAAEKAKIELSSTAQTEINLPFITADASGAKHLNITLTRSKFESLVNNLIERTKNPCINCLKDAGITIKEVDEVLLVGGMTRVPKVQEVVAALFGKAPSKGVNPDEAVAMGAAIQGGILRGDVKELLLLDVTPLSLGIETLGGVFTRLINRNTTIPTKKSQVFSTAADNQTQVGIKVLQGEREMASDNKSLGEFDLVGIPPSPRGMPQIEVTFDIDANGIVTVSAKDKTTGKEQQITIRSSGGLSDDEIEKMVREAEIHAQKDKERKALIDLKNNADTTIYSMEKSLNEYRDKIPGEVVSEIELAIAELRSSMETENVDEIKAKLEAANKAVSKIGEHMTGKSGGGGGAGGDGESSSSEGGGSKTPDAEYEEVKK from the exons atgGCGACCTCCGTGTTGCTCAGATCGATCAGGCGCCGCGATCTTTCCTCTTCTCCTATCTCTGCTTACAAATAC CTGACTGGAAATGCCACCACATGGTCAACATCACGTATGGGACAGAAATCGGCTAATTTAGTCAGACCATTTAG TTCAAAGCCTCTTGGAGATGACATTATTGGAATTGACTTGGGTACAACCAACTCATGTGTTGCTGTCATGGAAGGCAAG AATCCAAAAGTAATTGAAAATGCTGAGGGGTCTCGAACCACTCCATCTGTGGTTGCCTTTTCTCAAAAGGGAGAGCTTCTTGTTGGTACTCCTGCTAAGCGCCAAGCAGTGACCAACCCTACAAATACTGTCTTTGGAACCAAGCGACTTATAGGAAGAAAATTTGATGATGCCCAGACAcaaaaagaaatgaagatgGTGCCTTACAAGATAATCCGTGCTCCTAGTGGAGATGCTTGGGTTGAAGCAAATGGGCAGCAGTATTCTCCAAGTCAAGTTGGGGCTTTTGTACTCACTAAGATGAAAGAAACTGCGGAGGCTTACCTTGGAAAAACTGTTGCTAAAGCTGTTGTAACTGTCCCAGCCTATTTCAATGATGCACAGAGGCAAGCCACAAAAGATGCCGGTAGAATTGCAGGTCTTGATGTGCAAAGGATAATTAATGAACCCACAGCTGCTGCTCTTTCATATGGCATGAACAACAAAGAGGGTCTCATAGCCGTATTTGACCTTGGAGGAGGGACTTTTGATGTTTCCATACTCGAGATATCCAATGGTGTTTTTGAG GTGAAAGCAACAAATGGTGATACTTTCTTAGGAGGGGAAGATTTTGACAATGCCCTCTTGGAGTTCCTTGTGAGTGAATTCAAAAGAACAGAGGCAATTGATCTGACAAAAGATAAACTTGCATTACAACGTCTAAGAGAAGCTGCTGAGAAAGCAAAAATTGAGCTATCGTCAACTGCTCAGACTGAGATCAATCTACCATTCATAACGGCCGATGCTTCTGGTGCTAAGCATTTAAATATCACTTTGACCAGATCAAAGTTTGAGAGCTTGGTGAACAACTTAATCGAAAGGACGAAAAACCCATGCATAAACTGTCTGAAGGATGCTGGCATCACTATCAAGGAAGTTGATGAGGTTTTGCTTGTGGGAGGAATGACCCGTGTTCCTAAAGTGCAAGAAGTTGTGGCTGCTTTGTTTGGTAAGGCTCCTAGCAAAGGGGTTAATCCTGATGAAGCTGTTGCAATGGGGGCTGCCATTCAAGGTGGTATTCTTCGTGGAGATGTTAAGGAACTTCTGCTTCTTGATGTCACTCCGCTTTCACTTGGTATCGAGACTTTGGGTGGTGTGTTCACTAGGTTGATCAATCGTAATACAACTATTCCTACTAAGAAAAGTCAG GTATTCTCAACAGCCGCCGACAACCAAACTCAAGTGGGTATAAAGGTGTTGCAAGGCGAGCGAGAGATGGCTTCCGATAACAAGAGTCTAGGTGAATTTGATCTTGTTGGTATTCCACCATCTCCCAGAGGCATGCCTCAAATAGAAGTAACTTTCGATATCGATGCAAATGGAATTGTTACAGTTTCTGCCAAAGACAAGACAACAGGTAAAGAACAACAAATCACAATTCGTTCCTCAGGAGGCCTTTCTGACGACGAAATAGAAAAAATGGTTAGAGAAGCTGAAATTCATGCCCAAAAGGATAAGGAAAGAAAAGCACTAATTGATCTTAAGAACAATGCGGATACAACAATCTACAGTATGGAGAAGAGTTTGAATGAGTATAGGGATAAGATTCCGGGGGAAGTAGTTTCTGAGATTGAGTTGGCTATTGCTGAATTGAGGAGCTCCATGGAAACTGAAAATGTTGATGAGATTAAAGCTAAGCTTGAAGCTGCTAATAAAGCTGTTTCGAAGATTGGAGAGCATATGACCGGAAAAtctggtggtggtggtggcgcCGGCGGCGATGGCGAGTCGTCCTCTAGTGAAGGAGGAGGATCCAAGACTCCTGACGCCGAGTATGAGGAGGTAAAGAAGTGA